In one window of Porites lutea chromosome 8, jaPorLute2.1, whole genome shotgun sequence DNA:
- the LOC140945313 gene encoding tyrosyl-DNA phosphodiesterase 2-like: MAFVEFEITDLVEQFMAVTGAEDTVAMLFLQQSGWNVQSAVNTFLDQASCGSCEGNRDNPVMVSEDDVSTLSMGSSNKEQKDEQSNPNLTVLSWNVDGLDERNILERTRNVCHIINNRKPDAVFLQEVISQTLAIYQSKCPGYLCKCGPTHGAYFNIMLLKNSSVKPTSNHQCTHFSSSQMGRHLLCQPAIFRDKTEIILMTSHLESTLKCKDERKRQLAEVLACITDQPGEATVVFGGDTNLRDAEVSAIGGLPSGIVDAWEQCGRPKEAEFTWDMRMNDNPEWPYPKKPKIRFDRMFVRPGQGLHALKTTRFELVGMKRLPGCRRFPSDHWGIWCEFTPLLTN, encoded by the exons ATGGCGTTCGTGGAGTTTGAAATCACCGATTTGGTTGAACAGTTCATGGCCGTAACAGGCGCTGAAGATACTGTAGCAATGCTCTTTCTACAGCAGTCAGGTTGGAATGTGCAG tcagcGGTAAATACGTTTCTTGATCAAGCAAGTTGTGGTAGCTGTGAAGGAAACAGGGATAATCCAGTAATG GTGTCTGAAGATGATGTATCAACTTTATCCATGGGTTCATCAAACAA AGAACAAAAAGATGAACAGAGTAACCCAAACTTGACTGTTTTGTCATGGAATGTTGATGGTCTGGATGAAAGAAATATTCTGGAAAGAACAAGAAACGTTTGCCATATCATTAACAACAGAAAACCTGATGCAGTGTTCTTACAAGAGGTGATATCACAGACTTTAGCCATTTACCAATCAAAATGTCCAGG ATACTTGTGCAAGTGTGGACCAACACATGGAGCATATTTCAACATAATGCTGCTAAAGAACTCTTCCGTCAAACCAACAAGTAACCATCAGTGCACACACTTCTCGTCAAGTCAAATGGGTCGCCACTTGCTTTGTCAACCCGCAATATTTAGGGATAAAACTGAAATAATTCTAATGACTTCACATCTTGAAAGTACACTGAAATGTAAAGATGAACGCAAAAGACAGCTCGCGGAAGTCTTGGCATGCATAACAGACCAACCAGGGGAAGCTACCGTTGTGTTTGGTGGTGACACAAACCTGCGTGATGCAGAGGTGTCAGCCATTGGAGGACTACCAAGCGGCATAGTAGATGCTTGGGAGCAGTGTGGGAGACCTAAAGAAGCAGAGTTTACATGGGACATGCGGATGAATGACAATCCTGAATGGCCATACCCCAAAAAGCCTAAAATCAGATTTGACAGGATGTTTGTAAGGCCTGGTCAGGGACTGCATGCTTTGAAGACAACTCGATTTGAGCTTGTGGGAATGAAAAGACTGCCTGGGTGCCGTAGGTTTCCCAGTGATCACTGGGGCATATGGTGTGAATTCACACCATTGTTGACAAATTAA
- the LOC140946483 gene encoding F-box only protein 9-like — MADEKKLEEELASFRREWKEEIKRTVTDSGSSRNSPSVESPSPSSREGSPSPLLLETKNSSNTTSLTKEEKATQLFSQGVSAERRGNVYEALHFYRRAVQLVPDIESRMIDFTNNLMQDEEDSDNETDFSYNVVKENQDTCYLTDLTKKFNSLSVTGICQPQYETRMTHISAIPLELIVYIFKWVVSSELDMKSLEQLARVCKGFSACARDPEIWKLACKRLWGVNCGSAAHWNGCWRLMYFKRPHVLFVGVYIGKTSYVKQGERSLDCYYRPFHVVEYYRYMRFFSDGTVVLHTSADEPTIAIQRLKVKLAGSNSSVSVGHYRLNGDKVTIVVNKKMATESNKGRRTRGPPPLISEQIFHMELQIKSTRQNKHHNQLTWLYYSISTKYRSSGQTVCSQLDLNDQFPPLYFSVVKSISNSATAPLQ; from the exons GATGAGAAAAAGCTGGAAGAGGAACTTGCGTCATTCCGACGTGAATGGAAGGAAGAGATTAAACGAACTGTCACTGACAGTGGCTCATCACGAAATTCACCCTCTGTGGAGTCGCCCTCTCCATCTAGCCGTGAAGGCTCTCCAAGTCCACTGCTTTTGGAAACTAAGAACTCTTCTAATACAACATCACTTACTAAGGAGGAAAAG GCCACACAGTTGTTTTCACAGGGGGTGTCTGCTGAGAGACGTGGAAATGTTTATGAAg ctCTTCATTTTTACAGGCGAGCTGTTCAGCTTGTGCCAGACATAGAATCAAGGATGATAGATTTTACCAATAACTTAATGCAAG ATGAGGAAGATAGTGATAATGAAACTGACTTTTCGTATAATGTGGTCAAGGAAAACCAAGA CACTTGCTATTTAACAGACCTGACCAAGAAGTTTAATTCTCTGTCTGTAACAGGAATTTGTCAGCCACAATATGAAACTAGG ATGACACACATCTCTGCCATTCCTCTTGAACtcattgtttatatatttaagTGGGTTGTCTCCTCAGAACTGGATATGAAGTCACTTGAGCAACTGGCAAGG GTTTGTAAAGGCTTCAGTGCTTGTGCTAGAGATCCTGAGATATGGAAACTAGCATGTAAAAG gTTGTGGGGGGTGAACTGTGGCAGTGCTGCTCATTGGAATGGCTGCTGGAGACTGATGTACTTTAAACGTCCACATGTTCTATTTGTCG GAGTCTACATAGGCAAAACATCATATGTGAAACAAGGAGAAAGGTCCCTGGATTGCTACTATCGGCCATTTCATGTGGTGGAATACTATCGTTACATGAGGTTTTTTAGTGATGGTACGGTTGTCCTTCACACAAGTGCTGATGAACCTACCATAGCTATTCAAAGACTGAAGGTCAAGCTTGCTGGCAGTAACTCTTCTGTTTCTGTGGGGCATTACAGGTTAAATGGGGACAAG GTGaccattgttgtcaataaaaagaTGGCTACGGAAAGCAACAAAGGACGCAGGACAAGAGGGCCTCCTCCTTTGATCAGTGAGCAGATATTTCACATG GAATTACAGATCAAAAGCACTAGACAAAATAAACACCACAATCAGTTAACCTGGCTTTACTACAGCATCAGCACAAAGTACAG GTCATCTGGTCAGACAGTCTGCTCACAGCTGGACTTGAATGACCAGTTTCCACCTCTCTACTTTTCTGTTGTCAAGAGTATCAGCAACAGTGCAACTGCCCCATTACAATAG